Within the Gloeobacter kilaueensis JS1 genome, the region TAGTGGGGATCACGGGAATCTGACCGGCGGTGAAGACCAGATCGCCAAACAGGACGCTCTGGGAGTACGGCCCCTGATTGCCTTCACCGCGAATCGTCTGCACGGACTACAGACGAACGAGGCGGTGGGCCGCAGCGACCGCTTCGACGATCGAGCGCACCTGGGCGATCATCGCCACTTCGTCGCCCAGGCGATTAACCGCCGTGCCGATGCCGACACCGGCAGCGCCGCTGGCGAGCGCCATCGGGACAGTCACCGCCGAGAGGCCCGAGGCGCAGAGCACCGGAATCGAGACGGCGCGGGCAATCTCGTAGGCGGCGGCCAGGGTCGGGGCCGCCTTTTCGATGAGGCCCAGGGTGCCGGGGTGGGTGGGACGGCTCGCCGTCCCGCCCTCGGTCTGGATCAAGCTCGCTCCCAGCGCTTCGAGTTGCACGGCCAGATTGACCTGCTCGTCGAGGTTGAGGGTGTGGGGCACAGTTACCGAGAGCAGCACATTGGGGCCGAGCAGATCCCGGCTGCGGCGGGTAAGGTCGATCACCTGCCGGGCCTCAAAACGAATGCCCTTTGCATAAAAACTGTCGAAGTTGCCGATCTCGACGCAGTCCGCTCCGCTGCGCACCGCCATGAGCAGATCCTCTGGCTCGATCGCCGAGACGCACACCGGCAGCTCGGTTGTGCGGCGCACCAGGCGAATCAGCTCAGCGTCACAGGCGATATCGACGAAGGTGGCTCCTCCCTGCTCGGCGGCGC harbors:
- a CDS encoding DUF561 domain-containing protein; the encoded protein is MVAILQQAFAARRAVKIIAGLDNFDSGRVVQIVRAAEQGGATFVDIACDAELIRLVRRTTELPVCVSAIEPEDLLMAVRSGADCVEIGNFDSFYAKGIRFEARQVIDLTRRSRDLLGPNVLLSVTVPHTLNLDEQVNLAVQLEALGASLIQTEGGTASRPTHPGTLGLIEKAAPTLAAAYEIARAVSIPVLCASGLSAVTVPMALASGAAGVGIGTAVNRLGDEVAMIAQVRSIVEAVAAAHRLVRL